The Nostoc sp. 'Peltigera membranacea cyanobiont' N6 genome contains the following window.
CAACAATATCTGTAATTACAGCAATAAAACTTGTGTCTCTAGTTCCACAAGGACTAGCACTTCCTAGCGCTGCTCAAATAGAACAAGCAAATCAAGAACTTCAAATACAAATAGCCGAACGCTTACGAGTTGAAAAGGAACTGCGAAAATATCAAAATCATCTAGAAGAAATGGTTGCTGTTCGCACTAATGAAATTACTAAAATCAACGAGCAATTACAACAAGAAATCCTTGAACGCCAACGCATTTTAGAAGTTCTCCGACAAAGCGAAGAACGCTACCGTTACCTAGCTGAGGCAATTCCTCAACTTGTATGGACAACCAAGCCTAACGGTGAATGTGATTTTTTTAATCAAAATTGGTGCGACTATACAGGGTTAACATTAGAGCAGTCCTTGGGTTCTGGTTGGTTGGCTGCATTGCATCCAGATGATATCCAAAATGCTGATGAGGTGTGGTCTAATGCCGTCAATAATGGCATTATGTATAACAATGAATATCGCTTCAAACAGGCTTCTGATGGCTCCTATCGTTGGCAGCTAGCGCGAGGTTTACCGCTCAAAGATGAGCAAGGTATTGTAGTGAAGTGGTTTGGAACATGTACAGATATTCACGAACAAAAACAAATACTTGAAGAACGGGCACACCTGCTGGAATTAGAACAAATTGCACGAGCTAAAGCAGAAACAGCTAATCGAATTAAAGATGAATTTCTAGCCGTCCTCTCTCACGAACTACGCACTCCACTAAACGCAATTCTCGGCTGGTCAAAATTATTGCAAACTCGCAGGTTAGACCGAGTAAAAACAGCAGAAGCATTAGCCACTATCGAGCGGAATGCCATTTTACAAGTTCAACTTATTGAAGATTTGCTGGATATCTCCAGAATTTTACAGGGCAAACTAACGCTGAATATTACGAAGATTAACTTAGAGTCTACGATATTGTCCGCGCTAGAGACAATGCATTTAGCAGCAGAAACAAAGTTGATTGAGGTGAGTACAATCTTTGAACCAGATGTGGGACAAGTTATGGGCGACTCGACTCGTTTGCAGCAAGTCATCTGGAATCTTGTTTCTAATGCCGTCAAATTTACACCCAGGGGAGGAAAAGTAGAAGTGCGACTAGAGCAAGCTAATGGCTATGCTCAAATCATAGTTAGCGATACAGGTAAGGGAATTAGTGCTGAGTTTTTGCCATTCGTATTTGATTACTTCCGCCAAGCAGATAGCACCTCTACAAGAAATTTTGGTGGATTAGGACTGGGATTGGCAATTGTGCGTAATATCATCGAAATACATGGCGGTATCATCAAAGCAAAGAGTGAGGGTGAGGGAAAAGGGGCAATATTTACTGTTAGTTTGCCGCTTCTGCCAGATGAAAGCCCAAGCCTGACGGATGAAGAAAACGACTCTGCATTCTTAACTCCTAGCTCCTTACCGCTCGGTGGGGTTCGGGTTTTAGTGGTGGATGATGATACTGATTCACGAGATTTTATTGCTTTTGTGCTAGAGCAAGATGGAGCTTTTGTCATTGCGGTATCTTCCGCTTATGAAGCATTACAAACTCTAGGACTGGTAAAGCCAGATGTGTTGGTCAGTGACATTAGTATGCCTGAGATAGATGGCTATATGTTAATACATCAAGTCAGAACTTTGACACCAGAACAAGGTGGAGAAATTCCAGCAATTGCCTTGACTGCTTTTGCTAGAAATGATGACCAGGAAAAAGCACTAAAAGCTGGGTTTCAAATACATTTATCCAAGCCTGTCAACCCAGAGGAATTAATTGCAGCCATTGCTCAACTTGTTGAAACAAAAGTGTCAGCAATTATCTAGAAAACGACTTTTTATTCATAATAAAACTCTATCTCTTATGAGCGGATACTTGTATCAAGTTAGGTTAATAACTTATAATTCCTGCTAGAGCTACGCTTTTGCTGCCCTACTATGTATACACAAGTCGAAAAATCCTCTAGCCATATTTTTGTCAGAATGGAACTGTTGCACTCACCGACATCCCTTCCAGAACTGAAGTTCAGGGCTGATAGCGAAAGTCTACTAAGCGTTGACTTAAGTTATGAGACTCGGAATTGATTCCGAGGCGGGATAGAAACGCAGTGCGAGATTTATTAATCAAGAGATGACTTGTGTGGTACAGTAGAAACCCGCAAAAAAGGAGGGTCTGAGAGTGTCAAAATGGCAATTAACCGAACTCAATATTACATGTAAACCAAGCAGGTAAGGTAATAAAAATGCTGAAAAACAAGAATCTACTGGTAGCGGCTATTATCTGCTTGTGTTTGAGTAATGAGAATGCTGCCTTTGGTAAAGATGTTGGCATTGTTTTATCAAAAATTCCAGACTCAAATCGAGCAGCACTTCCTGGAAACAAAAACGCAGTTGCTAACTTTGAGCAAGGAACCAATCTCTACAAACAAGGAGATTTCAAAGGAGCAGAAGCGGCTTTTCGGAAAGCAATTGAACTAGAACCCAACTTTGTGCAAGCTTATATTGCTTTGGCAAATACTCTCGACGATCAAGGCAAACCGCAAGAAGCGATCGCACAATACAATAAAGCCATCAGCCTCGATCCTCAAGAGTCTGGAGCATACTTTAATTTAGGTTTGACTTTAGCAAGACAGAATCAGTTAGAAGCTGCGATCGCCCAATATAAAAAAGCTCTCAGCCTCGAACCAAACTATGCAGATGCTCACTATAACTTAGGAAATGCCCTCTACGCTCAAGGCAAGTTAACCGAAGCAGTCACCGAATATACAGCAGCTATTCGCCTCAAACCCAATTATGCCCCAACTTACACGCGTCTGGGAAATACTCTGTACGATCGAGGTGAGTTAGAACAAGCAATTACTCAGTATAAAAAATCCATTAGCTTTGATTCCAAGTATGCAGAAGCTCACTATTACTTAGGGAACGCCTTATATGCTCAAGGAAAACCAGCAGAAGCGATCGCCGAATATACAGCAGCCATTCGCCTCAATCCAAAAAATCCCGCAGGTTATAATGCCTTGGGAAATACCCTCTATGCTCAAGGCAAACTAGAAGAAGCGATCGCCCAATATAAGAAAGCCCTCAGCCTCGCTCCCAACTATGCAGATGCTCACTATAATTTAGCAAGCGCTTTTTACGCTCAAGGCAAGCTCACAGAAGCGATCGCAGATTATACCGAAGCGATTCGTCTCGATCCAAAACACGCACAAGCTTACACAGGTTTGGGAAATGCGATGGACGATCGAGGTAAACCCCAAGAAGCGATCGCACATTACAAAAAAGCCATTAGCCTTGTACCCAACGATGCCTTCACTTACTATAATTTGGGAATCACTTTAGGAAGAGAACAACAGCTAGAAGAAGCGATCGTTAATCTCAAAAAAGCCAGAGAGTTATTCCAAGCTGAAGACAACAAGGAAATGGTTGAGCAAGTTAATCAGCTAATCAAAAAAATTAATATCCGAACGAATTGAATTAAGGGGATTGGGGACTGGGGATTGGGGATTGGGGACTGGGGATTGGGGACTAGGAAAGAAGCAGAGGAAAAAGAACTATTGATTATTGACAAATGACAAATGACAAATGACAAATGACAAATGACAAATGACAAATGACAAATGACAAATGACAAATGACAAATGACAAATGACAAAGATTAAAGAAAGGGGGAAAGTCTACCTTGTAGGTGCTGGGCCTGGAGATGTGGCATACCTAACAGTAAAAGCTTACAATCTCTTAGCTGCTGCTCAAGTTTTAGTCTACGATGCTTTGGTAGATGCTCAATTATTGCAGTGTGTACCACCTAATTGCTTAAAGTTAGATGTTGGGAAACGCGGTGGTAAACCTAGCACAACTCAAGGTGAGATTAATCAGTTACTAGTAAAGCATTGCCAGGAAAAAAAACAAGTTGTACGGCTTAAATCAGGCGATCCGTTGATTTTTGGGCGTTGTACTTCCGAAATTGAAGCGTTGAAAGCATCCGGTTGTGATTTTGAACTAGTACCAGGAATTTCTTCAGCCCTTGCAGCACCCTTATTAGCAGGAATTCCCCTCACAGATCCGGTATTGAGTCGTTGTTTTGCAGTGCTTACAGCCCATGAACCAGAGGTTTTAGACTGGGAGGCACTCTCACGCTTAGAGACACTGGTAATTTTGATGGGAGGGCAACATCTGTCAGAAATTGTACATCAACTGGTGCGAAACGGGCGATCGCACTTAACACCCATTGCGATCGTTCGTTGGGCAGGAACTCCTCGTCAACAAATTTGGATGGCGCAATTGGGCAATATTTTGGAACAAACCACCGGATTATCACTTTCCCCGGCGGTAATTGTTGTTGGCGAAGTTGTTGGGCTAAATAAGTACTTACAACCTGAGAAAATAGGTTGTCAGGATTCGACTACACCCCAAACTCCAATGTTAAGCAACCTCTCCGCCTCTACCCAACCCCTCACTGGCAAAACAATCTTGGTGACACGTTCAGTTGGACAGTCAAGTACATTTAGCGATCGCCTCATCGCATTAGGTGCATCAGTCATCGAAATGCCTACATTAGAAATCGGCCCGCCCTCCAGTTGGGTAGCTTTGGATAATGCGATCGCTCATTTATCTGATTTCGACTGGTTAATTCTCACTTCTACCAATGCCATAGATTACTTTTTTGAAAGGTTAATCGCCCAAGGTAAAGATACTCGTGTCTTAGCAGGTGTCAAAATTGCTGTAGTTGGCGAGAAAACAGCCCATAGTCTCAAACAATACTCTCTCCAAGCAGATTTTATTCCTCCCAACTTTGTTGCTGATTCTTTAGTAGAAAATTTCCCAGAGGAACTGGATGGTAAAAAGGTTTTATTTCCCAGAGTCGAAAGCGGCGGAAGAGAAGTTTTGGTTAAGGAATTAACTCTCAAGGGAGCAAAAGTAATTGAAGTTGCTGCATATCAATCTTGTTGTCCTAGTGGTGTTCCACCTGCCGCAGAATTAGCTCTCCAAAACTGTAAGGTAAATATAATTACCTTTGCAAGTTCTAAAACTGTGCAATTTTTCTGTCAGCTTACTGACAAGATATTTTCCAATAACTCTGATGCTAGTCAATTCTTAGAGGGCGTTTGTATTGCCTCTATCGGGCCTCAAACCTCTAAAACCTGTCATGCTTTATTCGGGCGTGTAGATGTAGAAGCCCAAGAATATACTTTAGATGGTTTAACCCAAGCACTAATAACATGGGCAACCAATTCTTAATATCCAATGACAAATGACCAATGACAAATGACAAAACGTATAATCGGCTTAACCGGAGGTATTGCCACAGGCAAAACCACTGTCACCAATTATTTGGCTAGTGCTTATAACCTGCCCATTCTGGATGCAGATATTTATGCGAGAGAGGCAGTATCTTTAGGTTCGCCTATTCTTGGTGCGATCGCTCAACGTTACGGCGAAAAAATTTTACTTCCAGATGGCAGCCTCAACCGCCAAAAGCTAGGCGAAATTATCTTTAATCGTCAAGATGAACGCAACTGGATAGATAATTTGATTCATCCTGATGTGCGCGATCGCTTCCTCACAGCAATTTCTCTATCTT
Protein-coding sequences here:
- a CDS encoding hybrid sensor histidine kinase/response regulator; the protein is MSEIISELWTVIFTSGAFIPHGHCYLWQTNLVWLHILSDAFIALAYYSIPATLFYFVRKRQDLPFDWIFLLFSAFIVACGTTHLIEIWTLWHPTYWVSGFVKAVTATISVITAIKLVSLVPQGLALPSAAQIEQANQELQIQIAERLRVEKELRKYQNHLEEMVAVRTNEITKINEQLQQEILERQRILEVLRQSEERYRYLAEAIPQLVWTTKPNGECDFFNQNWCDYTGLTLEQSLGSGWLAALHPDDIQNADEVWSNAVNNGIMYNNEYRFKQASDGSYRWQLARGLPLKDEQGIVVKWFGTCTDIHEQKQILEERAHLLELEQIARAKAETANRIKDEFLAVLSHELRTPLNAILGWSKLLQTRRLDRVKTAEALATIERNAILQVQLIEDLLDISRILQGKLTLNITKINLESTILSALETMHLAAETKLIEVSTIFEPDVGQVMGDSTRLQQVIWNLVSNAVKFTPRGGKVEVRLEQANGYAQIIVSDTGKGISAEFLPFVFDYFRQADSTSTRNFGGLGLGLAIVRNIIEIHGGIIKAKSEGEGKGAIFTVSLPLLPDESPSLTDEENDSAFLTPSSLPLGGVRVLVVDDDTDSRDFIAFVLEQDGAFVIAVSSAYEALQTLGLVKPDVLVSDISMPEIDGYMLIHQVRTLTPEQGGEIPAIALTAFARNDDQEKALKAGFQIHLSKPVNPEELIAAIAQLVETKVSAII
- the coaE gene encoding dephospho-CoA kinase (Dephospho-CoA kinase (CoaE) performs the final step in coenzyme A biosynthesis.), with translation MTKRIIGLTGGIATGKTTVTNYLASAYNLPILDADIYAREAVSLGSPILGAIAQRYGEKILLPDGSLNRQKLGEIIFNRQDERNWIDNLIHPDVRDRFLTAISLSSSETLVLVVPLLFEAGMTDLVTEIWVVRCSQEQQLQRLIQRNHLNREQAQARINSQLSIEEKLAYADIVLDNSSTLEVLLKHIDVALKSTSKE
- a CDS encoding tetratricopeptide repeat protein — its product is MLKNKNLLVAAIICLCLSNENAAFGKDVGIVLSKIPDSNRAALPGNKNAVANFEQGTNLYKQGDFKGAEAAFRKAIELEPNFVQAYIALANTLDDQGKPQEAIAQYNKAISLDPQESGAYFNLGLTLARQNQLEAAIAQYKKALSLEPNYADAHYNLGNALYAQGKLTEAVTEYTAAIRLKPNYAPTYTRLGNTLYDRGELEQAITQYKKSISFDSKYAEAHYYLGNALYAQGKPAEAIAEYTAAIRLNPKNPAGYNALGNTLYAQGKLEEAIAQYKKALSLAPNYADAHYNLASAFYAQGKLTEAIADYTEAIRLDPKHAQAYTGLGNAMDDRGKPQEAIAHYKKAISLVPNDAFTYYNLGITLGREQQLEEAIVNLKKARELFQAEDNKEMVEQVNQLIKKINIRTN
- the cobA gene encoding uroporphyrinogen-III C-methyltransferase → MTKIKERGKVYLVGAGPGDVAYLTVKAYNLLAAAQVLVYDALVDAQLLQCVPPNCLKLDVGKRGGKPSTTQGEINQLLVKHCQEKKQVVRLKSGDPLIFGRCTSEIEALKASGCDFELVPGISSALAAPLLAGIPLTDPVLSRCFAVLTAHEPEVLDWEALSRLETLVILMGGQHLSEIVHQLVRNGRSHLTPIAIVRWAGTPRQQIWMAQLGNILEQTTGLSLSPAVIVVGEVVGLNKYLQPEKIGCQDSTTPQTPMLSNLSASTQPLTGKTILVTRSVGQSSTFSDRLIALGASVIEMPTLEIGPPSSWVALDNAIAHLSDFDWLILTSTNAIDYFFERLIAQGKDTRVLAGVKIAVVGEKTAHSLKQYSLQADFIPPNFVADSLVENFPEELDGKKVLFPRVESGGREVLVKELTLKGAKVIEVAAYQSCCPSGVPPAAELALQNCKVNIITFASSKTVQFFCQLTDKIFSNNSDASQFLEGVCIASIGPQTSKTCHALFGRVDVEAQEYTLDGLTQALITWATNS